In the Gemmatimonadota bacterium genome, CGGGTCCACGGCCAGCGCCTCGCCGGCCCGGACAGGCGTAGGCGCGAGCAGCTCCACGAGCAGCTCCCGCAGCGCCGGATTCCTGGCGCCGCCGCCGGTCAGCACGACTTCGTCCACGCCCAGCGGCCGCACCCAGCGGCCGATGGCGCCGGCAATGCTGTGGGCGGTCAGCGCGGTCAGGGTGGCGACCAGGTCCGCCCAGTCCTGCCGGGATGCGGGGCGCCGCTCCGCGACCAGCTCTTCCACAAAGGGCCGGCCGAAAACCTCCCGCCCCGTGGACCTGGGCGGCTGCTGCGCGAAGAAGCGGTGGCCAAGCAGCCGGCCGAGCAGCGCTGCGTCCACCCGGCCGGCCCGCGCCCAGCCGCCGTCCCGGTCGTAGCTCTCCTTGCCCTGTGTGGCCAGCTCGACGGCGGCGTCGATCAAGGCGTTGCCCGGCCCCGTGTCGAAGGCCAGCAGCGGCGCGGCCGCGCCGCGCGGCGGCAGCCAGGTCAGATTAGCCATGCCGCCTATGTTCTGCAGCACGCGGCAGCGAGCGGGCAGCGAGAAGAGCAGCCGATCCACCCATGGCACCAGCGGCGCCCCCTGCCCACCCGCCGCCATGTCCCGCGCCCGGAAATCGCTTACCACGGAAATGCCGGTGCGTTCCGCAATGGTTGCCGCGCAGCCGAGTTGCAGCGTGGCCCCACGCCCGTCCGGCCCCGGCGGCTCGTGCCATACCGTCTGGCCGTGCGAGCCCACGGCCCGAACCTCAGCCGATTCGACGCCCGCCGCGGCGCACACGGCGAGCGCCGCCTCCGCGAACCATTCGCCCAGGCGGGCGTGCAGGCGGCAGATGGTGGCCGGACCGCCGCCGCCGATCGCCTGCTGGATCGCGGACCGCTGCTCCCTCGAGTAGGCACGGCTGACGAACGCGCGCACCGCCCAGCGCACATCGGCCTCGGCCGAGCCTTGCACTTCGACCAGCGCCGCGTCAATGCCGTCCAGCGACGTGCCGGACATGAGCCCGATCAGCAGCACGAGGTGCGCCTCACGAGCCGCTCAGGTCGCCCACGACCCGCGCAATCAGCCCGCCCGCCTCCTCGAGGCGCCGCCGCGCCGCCGGCGCGTCCAGCCCCAGGCGCCCCATGACCATGGCCGTCTTGACATGCCCGCCGGCCCGCTCGAGCAGCTCCGCGGCGGCCGGCCGGGTCAGCCCCAGCGTCTCGATCAGGATCCGCTCGCCCCGATCGCGCAGCTTTTCGCAGGTCACCAGCAGGTCCACCATGAAATTGCCGTAAACCTTCCCCACTTTCACCATGGCGGCCGTGCTGATCGCGTTCAGCACCATCTTGGTCGCCGTGCCAGCCTTCATGCGCGTGGAGCCCGTGATCACCTCGGGACCGACCAGCGGCGCGATCACGACGTCGTGCTGGTCGAGAAGCTGCTCCGCAGGATAGGTGCAGAGCAGGAAGCCGGTGTGCGCACCCCGCTGCCGCGCACGCCGCAGCGCGCCGTGGACGTAAGGCGTGGTGCCCGACGTGGCAATGCCCAGCACAAAGTCGGCCGGGCCTACTCCCCGCTCGTCCATGGCCGCCGCGCCGTCCTCCGCGTGGTCCTCCGCTCCCTCCTGCGCGCGCACCAGCGCCGCCGGCCCGCCGGCGATCACACCCTGGACGAGCTCCGGCGGCGTGCCGTAGGTGGGCGGCATCTCGGCCGCGTCCAGCACTCCCAGCCGACCCGAAGTGCCCGCCCCCACGTAAAACAGCCGCCCGCCACGCCGGAAACAGTCGACGACGATGTCAATGCAGCGGGCAATCTCCTTCCGCTCCTCGCCGACTGCCTCCGCGACCATCCGGTCCTCGGCGTTGATCAGGTCGACGACGCCGAGCGTCGAGAGCTCGTCGATGCGGGCACTGCGAGGGTTGCGTTGCTCGGTGAGACGCGGGTCCAGGGGCGAGGCGCTAGCGCTCATACCATCCCGTCCGGGCGCAGGCGGGTTGCGTGATCCTCCATACGGCGACTACATTACCAAGCTTGTAAGCTTATCCTGTCCAGGCAGTTATGGCAACCGAGCGGCGCCCGCCGCAGCGCGGGAGGGCGTCGGCCTTTTTCCCCCTGGCAACTTCAGAAGGAACCTGCATGCGAACCTTACTCTTGCTCTCCGCTCTCGGGCTCCTCTTTGCCGCCCCGCCCGCGGCCGCGCAGTTCCGCCAGGTGCGGAGGATTCCGGAGACCTGGGCTACGGTCTGGGCCGGCGGCTACCATGATCCGGGCCAGGTGACGGATGTCACGGGCAGGTGGAACTTCGGCGCCGCGTTGGCTGGCGGGCTGGGTGTGCATCGCCGGGTGGGGCCCGGACTGGCGCTGGGACTCGAGGGCTCGTTCGCTTCCGCGCCCTACGAGCGCGAGGACAGCACCGGCGTGCTGGTCGATGAGGGGCAAGCGCGGCTGGTGACCGGCCTGCTCTCGGGCCGGCTCCGCTACGGCGGGGGCGATGCCGTTTCGCTTTACCTCACGGGCGGGGCGGGCGCGTTCGTCTACGGCATGCCGGAGCTTGACCGCTGGGACCCGGACCTGGCCCTGCTGACGGGGGCCGGCCTCGAGTACCGGGCGGGGACGAGCAAAGCCTTCTTCCTCGAGTGGGGGCGATTCTGGGCCTTCCATCAGCGGGCAGGCGTGAAGAGCAATTCCACCAAGCACTCCATGATCCGGGTGGGCGCGCGCGCCGGCTGGTAGCATCGGCCTGGGCGGGCCGGCTTCCGGCCGCGCGTCGGGCGCGGCCAGCACGGCGATGAAGGAGCCGCTGGAGAGGCGCATGAGTTTGCGCCATTTCCGGCAGCGCCGCCGCTTCAGGAGGTAGCGCATGGCGGATCGGCTGCAGAAGCGCAGGAGCAGAACCGACTGGATGCTGCGGCGGTGGCTGCTGGTTGCGGCCCTCGCCGCCTGTGCCGCCCCGCCCGAGGTGCCGACCCCGGCGGCGGAGAGCGCAGGCAGCGCCGTCGCCGAGCCTCTGGCCCGCGTGGCGGAGCGGGTGCCGGCCGCCTGGCGCTATCCCCTCGAGAGCTACGCAGCCTCTTCCAGCGTGGCTCTCCTGGTAAGCGATGCGCCGCTGGCGACGCAGGTGGGGGCGGCGGTGCTGGAAGCCGGCGGCAATGCCGTGGACGCGGCCGTTGCTACGGCTTTCGCCCTGGCCGTCGTCTATCCGGAAGCGGGCAACCTGGGGGGCGGCGGGTTCCTGGTCTTCCGCCCGGCACTGGGCACGCCGGCCGCCCTGGATTTCCGCGAGGCGGCGCCCCTGGCCGCCACCCGCACGATGTTCCTGGACGAGCGCGGCGCGGTGACCGACCGCTCCATCACGGGGCACCTGGCCGCCGGGGTTCCGGGCAGCGTGGCCGGATTATGGGAAGCGCACCGGCGCTACGGCATTC is a window encoding:
- a CDS encoding anhydro-N-acetylmuramic acid kinase, with protein sequence MLLIGLMSGTSLDGIDAALVEVQGSAEADVRWAVRAFVSRAYSREQRSAIQQAIGGGGPATICRLHARLGEWFAEAALAVCAAAGVESAEVRAVGSHGQTVWHEPPGPDGRGATLQLGCAATIAERTGISVVSDFRARDMAAGGQGAPLVPWVDRLLFSLPARCRVLQNIGGMANLTWLPPRGAAAPLLAFDTGPGNALIDAAVELATQGKESYDRDGGWARAGRVDAALLGRLLGHRFFAQQPPRSTGREVFGRPFVEELVAERRPASRQDWADLVATLTALTAHSIAGAIGRWVRPLGVDEVVLTGGGARNPALRELLVELLAPTPVRAGEALAVDPDAKEAVAFAVLAWAFLQGLPANVPEATGASGPRLLGSYTPAAAETLEPTFRRSARVIRPADE
- the murQ gene encoding N-acetylmuramic acid 6-phosphate etherase → MSASASPLDPRLTEQRNPRSARIDELSTLGVVDLINAEDRMVAEAVGEERKEIARCIDIVVDCFRRGGRLFYVGAGTSGRLGVLDAAEMPPTYGTPPELVQGVIAGGPAALVRAQEGAEDHAEDGAAAMDERGVGPADFVLGIATSGTTPYVHGALRRARQRGAHTGFLLCTYPAEQLLDQHDVVIAPLVGPEVITGSTRMKAGTATKMVLNAISTAAMVKVGKVYGNFMVDLLVTCEKLRDRGERILIETLGLTRPAAAELLERAGGHVKTAMVMGRLGLDAPAARRRLEEAGGLIARVVGDLSGS